In a genomic window of Oncorhynchus kisutch isolate 150728-3 linkage group LG9, Okis_V2, whole genome shotgun sequence:
- the igf1 gene encoding insulin-like growth factor 1 isoform X4, with translation MSSGHFFQWHLCDVFKRAMCCVSCTHTLSLLLCVLTLTSAATGAGPETLCGAELVDTLQFVCGERGFYFSKPTGYGPSSRRSHNRGIVDECCFQSCELRRLEMYCAPVKSGKAARSVRAQRHTDMPRTPKEVHQKNSSRGNTGGRNYRM, from the exons ATGTCTAGCGGTCATTTCTTCCAGTGGCATTTATGTGATGTCTTCAAG AGAGCGATGTGCTGTGTCTCCTGTACCCACACCCTCTCACTGCTGCTGTGCGTCCTAACCCTGACTTCGGCGGCAACAGGGGCGGGGCCCGAGACCCTGTGTGGGGCGGAGCTGGTGGACACGCTGCAgtttgtgtgtggagagagaggattTTATTTCA GTAAACCAACGGGGTATGGCCCCAGTTCACGGCGGTCACATAACCGTGGTATTGTGGACGAGTGCTGCTTCCAGAGTTGCGAGCTGAGGCGGCTCGAAATGTACTGTGCCCCTGTCAAGTCTGGCAAGGCAGCTCGCTCTGTGCGCGCACAGCGCCACACAGACATGCCAAGAACACCTAAG GAGGTACATCAGAAGAACTCAAGTCGAGGAAACACAGGGGGAAGGAACTACCGAATGTAG
- the igf1 gene encoding insulin-like growth factor 1 isoform X2 codes for MSSGHFFQWHLCDVFKRAMCCVSCTHTLSLLLCVLTLTSAATGAGPETLCGAELVDTLQFVCGERGFYFSKPTGYGPSSRRSHNRGIVDECCFQSCELRRLEMYCAPVKSGKAARSVRAQRHTDMPRTPKVSTAVQNVDRGTERRTAQHPDKTKTKKEVHQKNSSRGNTGGRNYRM; via the exons ATGTCTAGCGGTCATTTCTTCCAGTGGCATTTATGTGATGTCTTCAAG AGAGCGATGTGCTGTGTCTCCTGTACCCACACCCTCTCACTGCTGCTGTGCGTCCTAACCCTGACTTCGGCGGCAACAGGGGCGGGGCCCGAGACCCTGTGTGGGGCGGAGCTGGTGGACACGCTGCAgtttgtgtgtggagagagaggattTTATTTCA GTAAACCAACGGGGTATGGCCCCAGTTCACGGCGGTCACATAACCGTGGTATTGTGGACGAGTGCTGCTTCCAGAGTTGCGAGCTGAGGCGGCTCGAAATGTACTGTGCCCCTGTCAAGTCTGGCAAGGCAGCTCGCTCTGTGCGCGCACAGCGCCACACAGACATGCCAAGAACACCTAAGGTTAGTACTGCAGTGCAAAACGTGGACAGAGGCACAGAGCGTAGGACAGCACAGCacccagacaagacaaaaacCAAGAAG GAGGTACATCAGAAGAACTCAAGTCGAGGAAACACAGGGGGAAGGAACTACCGAATGTAG
- the igf1 gene encoding insulin-like growth factor 1 isoform X3, with product MSSGHFFQWHLCDVFKRAMCCVSCTHTLSLLLCVLTLTSAATGAGPETLCGAELVDTLQFVCGERGFYFSKPTGYGPSSRRSHNRGIVDECCFQSCELRRLEMYCAPVKSGKAARSVRAQRHTDMPRTPKKPLSGHSHTSCKEVHQKNSSRGNTGGRNYRM from the exons ATGTCTAGCGGTCATTTCTTCCAGTGGCATTTATGTGATGTCTTCAAG AGAGCGATGTGCTGTGTCTCCTGTACCCACACCCTCTCACTGCTGCTGTGCGTCCTAACCCTGACTTCGGCGGCAACAGGGGCGGGGCCCGAGACCCTGTGTGGGGCGGAGCTGGTGGACACGCTGCAgtttgtgtgtggagagagaggattTTATTTCA GTAAACCAACGGGGTATGGCCCCAGTTCACGGCGGTCACATAACCGTGGTATTGTGGACGAGTGCTGCTTCCAGAGTTGCGAGCTGAGGCGGCTCGAAATGTACTGTGCCCCTGTCAAGTCTGGCAAGGCAGCTCGCTCTGTGCGCGCACAGCGCCACACAGACATGCCAAGAACACCTAAG AAACCTTTATCTGGGCATAGTCACACATCTTGCAAG GAGGTACATCAGAAGAACTCAAGTCGAGGAAACACAGGGGGAAGGAACTACCGAATGTAG
- the igf1 gene encoding insulin-like growth factor 1 isoform X1 encodes MSSGHFFQWHLCDVFKRAMCCVSCTHTLSLLLCVLTLTSAATGAGPETLCGAELVDTLQFVCGERGFYFSKPTGYGPSSRRSHNRGIVDECCFQSCELRRLEMYCAPVKSGKAARSVRAQRHTDMPRTPKVSTAVQNVDRGTERRTAQHPDKTKTKKKPLSGHSHTSCKEVHQKNSSRGNTGGRNYRM; translated from the exons ATGTCTAGCGGTCATTTCTTCCAGTGGCATTTATGTGATGTCTTCAAG AGAGCGATGTGCTGTGTCTCCTGTACCCACACCCTCTCACTGCTGCTGTGCGTCCTAACCCTGACTTCGGCGGCAACAGGGGCGGGGCCCGAGACCCTGTGTGGGGCGGAGCTGGTGGACACGCTGCAgtttgtgtgtggagagagaggattTTATTTCA GTAAACCAACGGGGTATGGCCCCAGTTCACGGCGGTCACATAACCGTGGTATTGTGGACGAGTGCTGCTTCCAGAGTTGCGAGCTGAGGCGGCTCGAAATGTACTGTGCCCCTGTCAAGTCTGGCAAGGCAGCTCGCTCTGTGCGCGCACAGCGCCACACAGACATGCCAAGAACACCTAAGGTTAGTACTGCAGTGCAAAACGTGGACAGAGGCACAGAGCGTAGGACAGCACAGCacccagacaagacaaaaacCAAGAAG AAACCTTTATCTGGGCATAGTCACACATCTTGCAAG GAGGTACATCAGAAGAACTCAAGTCGAGGAAACACAGGGGGAAGGAACTACCGAATGTAG